The Saccopteryx leptura isolate mSacLep1 chromosome 2, mSacLep1_pri_phased_curated, whole genome shotgun sequence genome has a window encoding:
- the MRAP gene encoding melanocortin-2 receptor accessory protein isoform X3: MANGTNASAPLYSYEYYLDYLDLIPVDENKLGAHKHSVAIAFWVSLAVFVVLLFLVLLSMSWAGSSQARANFVS; encoded by the exons ATGGCCAACGGGACCAACGCCTCCGCCCCACTCTACAGCTATGAATACTACCTGGACTACCTGGACCTCATTCCTGTGGATGAGAACAAGCTGGGAGCCCATAAAC ACTCAGTTGCCATCGCCTTCTGGGTGAGCCTGGCTGTGTTCGTGGTGCTGCTGTTCCTCGTCCTGCTCTCTATGTCCTGGGCAGGCTCCTCGCAGGCCAG GGCGAACTTCGTGAGCTAG
- the MRAP gene encoding melanocortin-2 receptor accessory protein isoform X1, translating to MANGTNASAPLYSYEYYLDYLDLIPVDENKLGAHKHSVAIAFWVSLAVFVVLLFLVLLSMSWAGSSQARHIDDIAHPDWLCSSVRTLLSWCFVADAKCSGRNNTQHHPTCPWSLRLALPLCVQRYLLLHRAPQQTPQPRQAQPGYLMAEHMAPTSSCSSNSSRVPPPRSPQPPRAPCSSVGTSPQGDPHGLS from the exons ATGGCCAACGGGACCAACGCCTCCGCCCCACTCTACAGCTATGAATACTACCTGGACTACCTGGACCTCATTCCTGTGGATGAGAACAAGCTGGGAGCCCATAAAC ACTCAGTTGCCATCGCCTTCTGGGTGAGCCTGGCTGTGTTCGTGGTGCTGCTGTTCCTCGTCCTGCTCTCTATGTCCTGGGCAGGCTCCTCGCAGGCCAG GCATATCGATGACATAGCTCATCCTGACTGGCTATGCAGCTCAGTAAGGACATTGCTGTCCTGGTGCTTTGTGGCCGATGCAAAATGCTCAGGACG GAACAACACTCAGCACCACCCCACATGCCCCTGGAGTCTCCGCCTCGCCCTCCCCCTCTGCGTCCAGAGGTACCTGCTGCTCCACAGGGCCCCCCAGCAGACCCCACAGCCCCGCCAAGCTCAGCCAGGGTATCTGATGGCAGAGCATATGGCCCCcaccagcagctgcagcagcaacagcagcagagtCCCTCCGCCTCGAAGCCCACAGCCCCCCAGGGCCCCTTGTTCTTCTGTGGGAACAAGCCCTCAGGGGGACCCCCATGGTCTCAGCTGA
- the MIS18A gene encoding protein Mis18-alpha — MRSDHPVWLRPTASMRTSRLPPGPPPPGPAPNAAEPTWRPPARLARPTHAQRQALVSRSAPRPRDSKVMAGVWTDDSCRRCSSASCSCRDRDTVSSPSLLSQCLPRSSSRHQLLRGWTSTWSSLSGAVAEAPTQEEDRPLVFLCSRCRRPLGDSLSWVTGMDDSDCILLRCVSSNVSVDKEQILSKRENENGCILEALYCTGCSLSLGYIYKCTPNSLDYKRDLFCFKVEAIESYVLGSSEKQIVSEAQAFNLESRIEIENSLKQMEDVLKVLQTKLWEIETKLPITSSKS; from the exons ATGCGCAGTGACCACCCGGTCTGGCTCCGGCCGACTGCGAGCATGCGCACTAGTCGGCTGCCGCCCGGCCCTCCTCCGCCAGGTCCCGCCCCTAACGCCGCGGAACCTACTTGGCGCCCGCCGGCTCGCCTCGCCCGTCCTACGCATGCGCAGAGGCAGGCTCTTGTCTCCCGTAGTGCTCCGCGGCCGCGCGATTCGAAGGTCATGGCGGGTGTTTGGACGGATGATAGTTGCCGAAGATGCTCCTCTGCCAGCTGTTCGTGCAGGGACAGGGACACGGTGAGCAGCCCCTCGCTGCTGAGCCAGTGTCTCCCGAGGAGCTCGAGCCGCCACCAGCTGCTGCGCGGGTGGACGAGCACGTGGAGCTCTCTAAGCGGGGCGGTGGCAGAGGCGCCCACTCAGGAAGAGGATCGGCCGCTGGTGTTTCTGTGCTCCCGCTGCCGGCGCCCGCTGGGCGACTCACTGAGCTGGGTCACTGGTATGGACGACAGCGACTGCATCCTGCTGCGCT gtGTTTCCAGTAATGTTTCTGTGGATAAGGAACAGATACTATCCAAACGTGAAAATGAAAATGGTTG CATCCTGGAGGCCTTGTACTGCACGGGATGCTCACTTAGCCTCGGCTACATATACAAGTGCACACCCAACAGTCTGGATTACAAGAGGGACTTGTTTTGCTTCAAAGTTGAAGCCATTGAAAg TTATGTTTTAGGGTCCTCTGAAAAGCAGATTGTGTCAGAAGCCCAAGCTTTTAATCTCGAAAGCAGAATTGAAATAGAAAATTCTTTAAAGCAG ATGGAAGATGTTTTGAAAGTGTTGCAAACAAAGCTGTGGGAGATTGAAACAAAGTTGCCCATTACCAGCTCCAAGAGCTGA
- the MRAP gene encoding melanocortin-2 receptor accessory protein isoform X2: MANGTNASAPLYSYEYYLDYLDLIPVDENKLGAHKHSVAIAFWVSLAVFVVLLFLVLLSMSWAGSSQARNNTQHHPTCPWSLRLALPLCVQRYLLLHRAPQQTPQPRQAQPGYLMAEHMAPTSSCSSNSSRVPPPRSPQPPRAPCSSVGTSPQGDPHGLS, encoded by the exons ATGGCCAACGGGACCAACGCCTCCGCCCCACTCTACAGCTATGAATACTACCTGGACTACCTGGACCTCATTCCTGTGGATGAGAACAAGCTGGGAGCCCATAAAC ACTCAGTTGCCATCGCCTTCTGGGTGAGCCTGGCTGTGTTCGTGGTGCTGCTGTTCCTCGTCCTGCTCTCTATGTCCTGGGCAGGCTCCTCGCAGGCCAG GAACAACACTCAGCACCACCCCACATGCCCCTGGAGTCTCCGCCTCGCCCTCCCCCTCTGCGTCCAGAGGTACCTGCTGCTCCACAGGGCCCCCCAGCAGACCCCACAGCCCCGCCAAGCTCAGCCAGGGTATCTGATGGCAGAGCATATGGCCCCcaccagcagctgcagcagcaacagcagcagagtCCCTCCGCCTCGAAGCCCACAGCCCCCCAGGGCCCCTTGTTCTTCTGTGGGAACAAGCCCTCAGGGGGACCCCCATGGTCTCAGCTGA